TTATTGTAGGTGCTGGGGTTGCTGGGTTATATGCTTCACTAAATTTGCCCAAAGAGTTGAAAGTTTTAATTCTCTGCAAAGATCAGCCTTGGGAATGCAACACCTTTTACGCACAAGGCGGAATCGCAGTTGCCAAGAATACTGAAGATATTGCGTTACATATTAAAGATACGCTTGATGCTGGGGCTGGAATGTGTGATGAAAACGCAGTAAAAACATTAAGCGAAGAGAGTTTAGAGGTGCTAGAAGATTTAATAGCGCGTCAAACGCCTTTTGATAAGGACGCAAATGGAAATTTGCTTTTTACCAAAGAAGCTGCACATAGCACTTCACGCATTATCCACGCGGGAGGGGATTCCACAGGGCGTGCGTTGCATTCGCATTTAATGGCACAAATCTCACATACTTTGTGGAAAAATGCAACAGTTACGGAGCTTTTGATTGAAAATAATCATTGTTATGGTGTGAGTGTGCTAACAAAGCGTGGAAACTATAATCTTTATGCCAAGCATATTATTTTAGCAAGTGGCGGTGTGGGCGCGCTTTTTGAGTATCATACAAATGCACATACAATTTCTAGTGAGTTGCACGGAATGATTCTTGAAAATGGCTTGAAGCTTAAAGATATGGAAATGTTGCAGTTTCACCCAACCGTTTTTGTTAAAACGCATCACGCACGCAAAATGCTACTTAGTGAAGCTCTAAGGGGGGAGGGAGCTAAAGTTGTGGATTATTTTGGAAAGCGTTTCTTGTTTGATTATGATAAAAAAGGCGAGCTAGCTTCGCGAGATAGGGTAGCTAGAAGTATTTTTGATTACAAGCTAAAGTTACAAGAAAAATTTAAAAAGCAAGAGGAACAAGAAATCTATTTGGATTTAAGTGAGTTTTCTAAAGAATTTTTTTATAATCGTTTTCCTAATATTGCGCGTAATCTTAGTGCCTTTGGGTATGATTTACCCAAAGATAGGATTCCAATTTCCCCTGCGTTTCACTATTGTATGGGCGGTATTGAAACAGATGGTGTGGGTAAGGTTGTAGGGATGGAAAATCTCTATGCAGTAGGTGAGTGTGCTTGCACGGGAGTTCATGGAGCAAACCGCCTTGCTTCTAATTCCTTACTTGAAGGCTTAGTGTTTTCAAGGCGTAGTGCTAGGGATATTATGGGCTGTGTGAAGAGTGAGCAAAAAACTAGAGAGTTTTTACTCCACACAGAGCCTTTACAAAATCCACAAGATGAGAATCTTAAGGCGATTTTGCGTCATTTAATGTGGAGCAAAGTTGGTATTATGCGTAATAAATCAGGGCTTAATGAAGCCTTAGGGGGCGTGGAAGTAATGTTGCAAAGTGGAGTAGGGCGACTGCTTCGCTTGCGTTTGCTTACTGCAAAAAATATTATAGAATCAGCACTTAAGCGTGATGCGTCCATAGGTGCGCATTATCTTACAGAATAAAGGAAAAACGATGAAAAACAAAATGCGATTGCGCAATAAATTTAAAAATAAATTATTAAGAAATCAAGAAAATGTAACAATGGATAAGTTTAGAAAAACTCTTCTAAGAGATTTAGAAGAGATTCAAAAGAAGCCTAGAAAAACTAAAAATATAGAATCTAAAGATGATTATTCATTTTTTTAAGATTTAGTTTAAAATTCAAAAATATTTAAAAACTTTTTAGCGCGCTCACTTTTAGGGTTTGTAAAAAACTCTTGAGGTGTTGCAATCTCTGCGATTTTTCCGTGGTCAAAAAACACGATTCTATCTGCGACAAGCCTTGCGAACTTCATTTCGTGAGTTACTAGAATCATTGTCATTCCATTCTCTGCAAGCTCTTTAATAACTTCCAAGACTTCTTTTACCATTTCAGGATCTAATGAAGCAGTAACTTCATCAAAGAGCATAATTTCTGGATTCATACATAAAGCACGCACGATTGCTACACGCTGTTTTTGTCCTCCACTTAACTCTTTAGGGTAAGAGTCCTTTTTATGTGTTAGCCCAACGCGCTCTAGCAATCTAAGTGCCTGTTCTTTCGCATCTTTTATACTTCTATTTTGCACTTTAATGGGAGCTAGAGTAATGTTTTCTAAAACACTCAAATGGGGAAAAAGCTCATAGTTTTGAAAAACCATTCCGATTTTTTGACGCACTTTGCTCCATTTTGTTTGCACGCCTTCACCGCTAATTTGCACTCCATCTAAGTAGATTTTGCCACCTTGAATAGATTCCAATCCATTAATACAACGCAAAAATGTGCTTTTGCCGCACCCACTAGGTCCTAAAATTGCACAAACTTCTCCCTTTTTAACCTCTAAGCTAACATTATCTAAAACGAGATTATCTACATATTTTTTTACAATATTTTCTAATCTTAATAAAACCATCATTGCCCTTAAATGAGTTTTTTCTCTAAGTAGTGACTAAACACAGAGAGCGGATAACAGAGCGCAAAATACACAAAAAAGATTCCACCATACACCCAAAAACTAGCCGTAGGGTAGCTTATGAGATTAACTTCAATAATTTGTTGTCCAACTTTTAACATATCGCTAACTCCAATGAGTGCGGCTAGTGAAGTTGTTTTAATCATTCTAGTAAAGAGATTTACAAGACTTGGAAGTAGGCGTTTGAAACTTTGCGGGAAAACAACAAAAACCTGCACTTGCCACTCTTTTAAACCTAAAGCTCTAGCACTTTGTTCTTGATGTTTGGGCAAACTTGAGATTGCACCACGCACTAAATCTCCCATTTCAGCAATACCCCAAAGACTAAAAGCTAAAATACAAGCCCCAACTCCACTGAGATTTATCACACTTGAAAAACCAAAGTAAATAATAAAAAGCCACGCTAAAATGGGGATTATGCGGATAGATTCTAAATACAAGCGACAAATTCCTCTTAAAAGCCTAGATTTTAAAGTCATCAAATACCCTAAAATAAAGCCAAAAAGACAAGAAAATATAATTGCAATAAGTGCGATTTGTAAAGTAATAAAAACACCTTGCAAGATTCTTAAAATATTCTGTGGCAAAAGTAAGACTTCCATAATTTTACCCTAGAAACTTTTTGTAATGTTTTTCTAGCATTGAAAAGACAATAGATAAAGGTAATAAGACAACTAAATAGCAAAGCACTAAAAGAAGCAAGGTTTCATTTGTCTTGTAATAGCTTCCAATTAAGTCTTTTGTAACAAAAAGCACATCCACAAGGGCGATTGCACTAACAACAGAAGTTTCTTTTAAAAGAAAAATTACATTTGCACCAATGTAAGGAAGGCTTACCATTAAACTTTGAGGCAAAATGATAGAAAATACAAGCTGTTTTTCACTAAGTCCCAAGCTTCGCCCTGATTCTATTTGGATTTTTCCCACAGATTCTAATCCAGCGCGAAAAGATTCTGCCATATAGCTTCCCCCAAGAAAAGTTATGCCAATCAATGCGCAAATGTAGCTATCTAACTTTAGCCCAATTTGTGGCAAACCATAGTATAAAAAGAAAAGTTGAATGAGTAAAGGGGTATTGCGTGAGAGTTCAATATAGCCTTGTGCAACGGCATTTAAAAAACGGATTTTATAAAATTGTATAAGTGCAATAAAAAATCCCAAAATTATAGAGAAAACGATTCCAAAAAATGATAAATGCAATGTCAGCCACAGGGCTTTTAAAAAAGTTGGAATCGCATTTTGCATAAATAAAATATCAAAATTAAAAGACAAGCTTACTTCCAAAGTATAAAATAAAAATTTTGCGAATTTTGCCTTATTGCAACTTAAGGTTTAATATTTACCTATTTTACAAGTTTATTTTGATAAAATTTAATCTTAATTTTGAAATTTTTGGAGTGCGTTTATGCTGTTTTATTATGTAAAGATTTTTCATATTATTTCTTTTGTGTCTTGGATGGCAATGCTCTTTTATCTACCGCGTCTTTTTGTTTATCATGCTGAACATCTTGATAATATGGGGTTTGTGGAAGTGGTAAAAATCCAAGAAGAGAAACTTTATAACTTCATTGGTTATCCTGCTTTAATTGCAACATTTGCTTCTGGGGTTTGGCTACTTGTTTTAGAGCCTAGTTTTTTAACAGGTGGTGGTTGGATGCACGCTAAGATTCTGCTTGTGGTGCTTTTATTGGCATATCACTTTAGTTTATATCGTTATATGGTTGCTTTTAGGGAGAATCGTTGTTTTAAAAGTGGCAAATTTTTTCGCGCATACAATGAAGTGCCAACTATCGTACTAATTTTTATTACAATTTTAGTGATTTTAAAACCATTTTAAAGGGGTATTATGGCAAATCAAAAACTATGGGGCGGACGATTTAGCGCAAGTGCGGCAGAGATTTTAGATGTTTTTAATGCGTCTTTGCCTTTTGATAAAAAGCTTTATAAGCAAGATATTCTAGGCTCTAAAACGCACGCAAAAATGCTAGCAAGATGTGGAATCCTAACCCAAGATGAAGCAGATTTGATTTGTAAGGGATTAGAACAAGTTAAAGATGAAATTGAAAGCGGTGTTTTTGAGTTTAAACTTAGTGATGAAGATATTCATATGGCAATAGAAAGCCGTTTAACGCAAATCATTGGGGAAGCAGGTAAAAAACTCCACACTGCAAGAAGTCGTAACGACCAAGTTGCTCTCGACTTTAGACTTTTTGTTTTAGATTCTAATAAACATTTACGCAATTTAGTATTAAATCTCATTACCACACTTTTAAGCCTTGCAAAAGAACATACGCAAACAATGCTTCCGGGAATGACGCATTTACAGCACGCACAGCCTGTTAATTTTGGCTTTTTGCTTTGTGCGTATGCGTGTATGTTTATGCGTGATTTTGAAAGGTTGGAATCTACTTTTAAGCGTAATAATTATTGCCCGCTTGGTGCTGCCGCCCTTGCTGGCACTCCTTATAGCACAGATAGGCATTTTGTAGCAAAAGAGTTAGGGTTTATCGCGCCAACGCTTAATGCAACAGATTCTGTAAGTGATAGGGATTTTGCGCTGGATTTTTTGTATGATACAAGTCTGCTTGCAATGCATATTTCACGCTTTGCAGAAGAGCTTGTGCTGTGGAGTAGTTATGAGTTTAGGTTTATTACATTAAGCGATGCGTATTCTACGGGAAGCTCTATTATGCCACAAAAGAAAAATCCCGATGTACCGGAGCTTTTGCGTGGTAAAAGTGGGCGCGTGTATGGGAATTTAATGGGACTTTTGGTGGTGATGAAGGGCTTACCACTAGCTTACAACAAAGACACTCAAGAAGATAAAGAAGGGGTTTTTGACAGTTTTGAAACACTTGAGATTTCTTTAAGAATTTTAAATGACGCGCTAAAGACTATGACAATCCATAAAGATTCTATGCTAAAGGCGTGTAGAGTAGGGCATTTAAGCGCGACAGATTTGGCGGATTTTCTTGTTAAAAATTGTGAAATCCCTTTTAGGGAAGCCCATCACATTACTGGAAAAGCCGTTGCAAGTGCGGAATCTTTAGGAAAAGATTTGAGTGAATTAAGCATAGAAGAGCTTTGTGCTGTGGATTACAGGATTCCAAAAGAAGCGCATAGCAGCCTTGATTTAAAGGCTTCAATGGAGAGTCGTAATTCTTATGGCGGGACTTCTACGCAAGCCACTTTGGCGCAGATTGAAAGCCTAAATGCGTGGTTAGAGCTTGCTAAAACAACTTTAGGGAATGTGTGATGTCAAAACAGCAAGAAATTATTACAATGTTTGATGATATTGCAGGGAGTTATGATTTAACAAATCGCGTAATGAGTTGCGGGATTGATATAACTTGGCGCAAAATTGCTTGCAAGCAAGCCTTTAAGCTCTCAAAGAATCAAGGCTTAGAAATTGCTGATATTGCTTGTGGCACAGGGGATATGATAAGCCATTGGCAAAAAAATGCACAAAAAGAAGGTGTAGAGATTCAAAGTATCATAGGGCTTGATCCAAGTGAGGGAATGCTAAGTGTTGCGCGTAAAAAAATGCCAGAAATTAATTTTATACAATGTGAGGCTACAGAGTTACCACTAGAGAGTGAAAGCAAAGATATTTTAAGTATTGCCTATGGAATCCGTAATGTGGTAGAGCGCAAAAAGGCGTTAAATGAGTTTGCAAGGGTGCTTAAAAAAGATGGAATCTTGGTAATTTTAGAATTTACAAAATGTGAAAATCCTAGCTTAATAGAACAATTAATGGGATTTTATACAAAAAAGATTCTACCTTTTGTGGGGGGAATTATCTCAAGGAATTACCGTGCCTATCGTTATTTACCAGATTCTATTGAAGAGTTTTTGACCACAGATAAATTAAACACTGAACTTAGTGAAGTAGGCTTTAAGCCACTTTATACCAAAGCATTTTCCGCAGGTGTCTGTACGCTATTTATTGCTAAAAATTACCAGTATATCAATAAATCTTGATTTATTGATATACGTCTGCTATACTTACACTTTGTCTAAGATGAAAATGTGATTAAGGAGTATGTATGCAGATTTCACAAGTTTTTATAGATAAGCTAGTTGCGACAGCTGGGGTATTTTCTATCTATTTTATAGAGCTTTCGTTGTTATTTTTGGCTATTAATTTTTGTGTAACGCTATTGCAGCAAAGATTCCAAACCCTACTTCAAAAAACGCTTAAAAATAATATCTTTGGCTATATAAAAGCCATTTTGCTCGGTGCTTTAACGCCTTTTTGTTCTTGCTCGACAATCCCATTGTTCTATGGCTTATTACAAGCAAAGATTCCATTAAGCATTGCTTGTGCGTATTTATTAACTTCGCCACTTTTGAATCCTGTGATTTTAGGAATGATTGTATTTGCTTTTGGGGGAGAATTGGCAAGTCTTTATGGTTTATTTATTATCTTATTTGTCTTTTTTATCGCTTTGTGTCTTGCAAAAATCCCCAATCTTTTATTGAAAGAAAGCACCAAATTTTCATTTAGCCCCATCTTATTACCCCTACAAAAGCCACAGATTCAAAAACCTTTAGTCTTTATTCAAAAGCCCCAAAAAATTTCTGTAAAAAAAGCGTTTAATGAAGCATTGTTTCAATATAGAAAGGTATTTGTGTATTTGGTTGTTGGAATGCTTATTGGTGCGGTGCTAAAAGGATTTGTCCCACAAGATTCTCTATATTTTGTTGCAGAGTTTGGAAACACTGGAATCATATTTGCCGCATTGCTTGGGATTTTTCTCTATGTGCGTGTAGAAGCCATAATCCCCATTGGAGTTGCATTGCTTGATATAGGTGTGCCACTAGAAATTGTAATGAGTTTTTTAATCGCAGGTGGGGGCTGCTCTTTGCCGGAGTTAATTTTACTAAAATCCAAAATGCGTTTTTTATTTTTGGTGATTTTTGTTGGCATTGTGTTAAGCATTGCCATTGTATTTGGCTATTTTACGCTAGTTTTGAAAAACTAATATAAGGAGAATATAATGGAAGATTTTTTGCGAGTTATGCAGGCTTTAAACGATAGAAGCCGCCTTGAAATTCTTATCTTTTTAAAGGCACAAGAAGATATGCTTTGCGTGTGTGATTTGCAGCATTCTCTCAATATGATTCAATCAAGGCTCTCAAGACATTTAAAGATTCTTAAAGAAGCGGGATTTTTGGAGTTTGTGCGTAAGGGGACTTGGGCGTATTATGGAATCAAAAAGGATTTACGCCCTTTGTGTGCGTCCCTGCTGCAAGAATTAGATCATTTGCAAATAGACATACCGCCATTAGTGCGTATTTCGTGTAAAATCTCTCAATAAGGCTAATTTATGGCATTTCTTATTTTTATATTGACTTTGCTTTGCATTTATATCCGCCCTTTTAAGTTGCCTTTGTGGGTGTATAGCTCTCTTGGGGCGTTGCTTTGCTTGGGGTTTGGGGTTGTAGGTTTTGCTGATGTGGCATTTGTATGGAATATGGTATGGGATAGCACACTCACACTTGTTGGTCTCATCATCTTTTGCATTGTGCTTGAAAAGCTCTTATTTTTTGACTTTTTAGCCTATAAGATTCTAAGATTTTTAAGTGAAAAGGGGGAGTGCGGGGGCATTTCTAGTCTTAAATTTTATGTGTTTATTGTGCTTTTTGGGGGATTTTTGGGGGCATTTTTTGCCAATGATGGTGCAATTTTAATCCTAACACCACTCATCATCGCCCTTTTTGGCAAGCTAGATTCTAAAGATATGGAATCTAAGCTAGATTCTAAAAATTCAACGCAGATTCTAACCCCACTTGTGATTTTCCTGCTTATTGTGAGTTTTGTAAGTGATTTTGCTTCAAATACCTTTGTGATTTCAAATCTCACAAATATCATTGCCTTGCATTTTTTTAATCTTAATGCCCTAGATTTTAGCAAGGTGATGGCACTGCCACAAATTTTTATCATCATTGCTAGTCTTTGCTTTTTTATCCTTGTGCGTAAGAGATTGCCTAGAATCTTAAGGGTTAAGATTCCAAATGCGGAATCTCACGCGATAGAATCTAGCACAATGCCCCAAAAAAGCGTGATTATCATCTGTTTTGCCCTGCTTTTCTTGCTTTTATGCGGGATTTTTATAGCAAATACTTTTTCTCTCCCGCTTTCTTCTTTCACGCTTTTATGTGCGGCTCTTAGCCTTATTCTTGCGTATAAAAGAATTGAGATTCTGCCCTGTCTTAAGGCTTCGCCCTTTGGGATTGTGGTATTTTCTTTAGGGCTTTTTATCGTGGTGTTTGGACTGCATTCTACAAGCTCTTTTATGCGTGATATTTTTGCGTTTTTCCTTGATGATTCTCTAAGCGATAGTTTTTCTACACACACTCTCACACAAATCTTTAGCGTTGGTGCGATTAGCTCACTTGGCTCAAGCCTTATTAATAATCTGCCTATGGTAATGCTTGGGAATCTTGCTTTAGGCGACTTTGTGGGGTTAGATTCTAGCTCTAGGGAGTTGCTAATTTACGCTCATCTACTCGGCTGTAATGTTGGGGCAAAGCTCACGCCCATTGGCTCACTTGCTACACTGCTTTGGCTTTTTAGTCTTAAACGATATGGCATTTATATTAGCTTTTGGCGGTATATGCTAGTGGCAATGCTTATTGTGCCTTTTATGCTGTGTATGGGGCTTTGTGGGCTTGTGGTTTATGCTGTGTTATGAAATGGGGAAATATGAATGCTTTTTCTGCTCTTGCTTGGTTAAATTTTTTTATCGCTGATGTGAGAGATGGGCTTGGTCCTTATCTTGGTGTGTTTTTAAAAGAGTATCAGTTTGGAGAATCTCATATCGGGCTAATTGTTACAAGTGCATCTTTGTGTGCGTTAATCTTTGGGATTCCACTTGGAATCTTTATTGATAAAACGCATTTTAAGCGTGGGATTATTGCGTTATGTATTGTGGGGATTGTCCTAGCAACAGGGGCGAATTATTTTTATCCGCATTTTGCCTTCACGCTTATGGCACAAATTACCATTGCATTGTGTGGCGTGTGTCTTGCTCCCGCTTTTAGTGCCATTACGCTTGGGATTGTGGGGCAAAATGGGTATAGTAAGCAAGTGAGTCTCAATGAAGCGTATAAACACGCTGGGACGGCTTTTAGCGCAGGGCTTAGTTTTGTATTTGCGTTGTATTATGGGATTGGAGCGATTTTTGTCATTACTGCTTTGATGGGCGTGCTTGCCTTAATATTTTTAGCACTGCTTAGAAGCTCACAGATTAATCACGCAGTGGCTTGTGGGAGAGAAGATAGCACAGAGATTCCATTATGGAAAGCCCTAAGCGATGTTAGGGTGCTGCTTTTAGGTGTGGTAGTGTTTTGCTTTCATTTAAGTAATGCCTATATGCTCCCGTTGCTTAGTCAAAGAGCGCACACGCTTGGGGTAGATTCTAGTGGTGCGTATGCGGCGGCTACGATTCTTATCGCACAATGCACGATGATTGGAATCTCTTTATTATGTATGCGATTGTTGCAGACAAAAGGCATTCCACATTTCTCTAGCATATATGCTTATCTTATGGGAATTGCACTTTTTGAACTTATCGTGCGTGGTGGTGTGGCGGCACATTTTGAAGGAATTGCTGGAATGGTGATTGTGTAGATTCTAGATGGTGTGGGGGCTGGGATTGTTGGTGTGATTTTGCCACTTTTGGTGGCTATGCTTATGCGTGGGAGTGGGCATATTAACGCTGCTTTTGCTTGTGTAATGACATTTGGTGGGATTGGAGGGGCTTTGAGCGGAAGTTTGGGAGGATTTGTCGCGCAGTATTTTGGCTATTTTTATGCGTATTTGGTGTTGGCTTTTGTAGCGGCTTGTGGGCTTTTGATTTGGATTACAGGTTTTGGGATTTTATACAGAATAGTAGAGTGGAGAGTAAATTAACTTAGTTGGGATCCAAAATGGATTCCAACTTTATTCTTGTAATTTAGCAGCTTTATATACATGAATGCACATTATGATATATACAGCAGGTATGAGAATATATCCAATGATTAATAAACAAAGAAATCCAGAGATTACAAGTGCTAAGAAGTATCCAATAGAATAGAATAAGCTTTTTGCAAGTCCCCATTTAGCAAGTAGCCACCACGAGAAAAACGCACCAAATGGACCAAAAAAGAAAGTGATAAGCAAGGCTACAATACCATTGTTTCCATTAACCACATCATCAATACTTCCGTTTCTTTTTATGATAAAAATACTACTTGCCTTATTTTCCTGTATTTGAAAATCTACTTCACAGCCTATCAAACTATCCAATGTGCGTTTTCCTAAGTTTGCAATATCGCTTGGTTCAAAGTTATAGCGATTGCCGTCATCCCCACTAATCATTCCAATTCCTAAGACTTTCCCTCTCATTAATATCCTTTTTTAAAAAAATAATTTTTGATTATACATAAAATCATTTTAAAATGTAATAGCCAAAATGTTAAGCTAGTTTTTGCTAGAATCCAAGCCTATTTTACAGAAATAGTTTCAATTCTTTTAAAGGGTATTTTATGCAACAAGATTTTTTGCACAATGTGGAAATTTTGGTTTTGGATTTTGGTTCACAATATACACAATTAATTGCTAGAAGACTTCGTGAATATGGGGTTTATACCGAGATTGTGCCTTATTTTGAAAAAATAGATTCCATAAAAGCAAAAAACCCTAAGGGCATAATTCTTAGTGGCGGACCTGCAAGTGTGTATGCAGAAGGGGCTTATAAGCCAGATTCTGCGGTGTTTGATTTGGGTGTGCCTGTGCTTGGAATTTGCTATGGCATGCAGTATATCGCGCATTTTTTTGGAGGAAGTGTGGTAAGGGCGGAAGCGCAAGAGTTTGGCAAGGCGGTGCTTGAAATTTTAAATCTAGAAGAGAGTTTGACTTTTAGTGAATTTAACCACAAATCAATGCCTCAAGCTTTAGAAGCGCTTGTGAGTTTATGGGAGGATTCTGTAAGAGATAGTCATGATTTTTTAAGAGAAAATGATATTGTTGCACTTAAACCTGAAGTAAGTGAGCTTTTAAAGACTTCAGAAAATACACTCGTTGCTACAGATGATGAGACATTTTTAGGATTTTTAGGCGTGGAGCATAATCGCATTGAAATGCTCTTTGTTCATCCAAAATTTTTCAAGCGCGGAGTGGGGATTGCGCTTTTGCGTGAAGTATTTGTGCGTTCTTTAAGACAATATGATAATATCGTTGTGGATTGTAATGCAGGGAATACTAGAGGGCTTAGGTTTTATCAGCAACTTGGCTTTAGAGAAATAGGCGTAAGCCAAAAAGACTCCAAGGGTAGGGACTTTCCAATAGTGCATTTAGAAGTTTCTAGTAAAGAGTTAGAATCTAATTTGCAATCGCATAATATTTTATTTCATAATGTGAAGCAAGATTCTATCGTGTGGATGAGCCACGCGGATAAGGTAGAGTCTGTGCCTAGTGGATTTGTGGAGCTGGCAAAAAGTGGGAATACGCATTATTGTGCTATTGCTGATTTTAAACGACAAGTATATGCTTTGCAGTTTCATCCAGAAGTGGTGCATAGTGAGTGTGGCGGGGAGATTCTAAAAAACTTTGCTGTGGGGATTTGTGGGGTGGATACAAGCTGGAATATGCGGAATTTTGCGGAAGCCGAGATTGTGAAATTGCGTGAGAAAGTGCTTGGTTTAGATATTTGTTTTATCAATAAGAATGAAGCGTTTAATCAAATGGGGGCAAAAAAAAGCATAGAAATATTGACTCAAATTTGGGAATGTGGAGCAAAAGTAACTCATAATGATTTAACACAGAAAGAAATCGCGAGTATGAAACTAGAGATAGAAAAAAGTATTATTGCTTCTGAGCAACTCTGCATCGCACAAAAAAATGGGGAATGGTTGGGATTTGTCGCAGTGGAAAATGACGAAATTACATTGCTTTTTGTTGCATCTAAATATTTTAAAAAAGGACTTGGTAAGGCATTGATTAGGGAAGCATTAGATCGCTACTTGATGGATTTTGAGAGTGTTAAAGTTGGAAGTATTGAGTGGGCTTTGGAGTTTTATACCCATTTGGGCTTTACAAAAAATGATAGTAATATATCTAGCAAACTTTATCCGGATCTTATTCCTCTAAGGGCAGGTTGTATGGATTTAAGACATATTTTAACTTTGCAAAAAGCTGAATTTTCCAAAGTTTTGTGTGCGGTGAGTGGGGGCGTAGATAGCTCCGTCGTTGCCACACTTTTATATCGTGCCATAGGGGAGAATCTTATCCCTGTTTTTGTCGATACTGGGCTTTTAAGAAAGGGGGAGAGAGAAGCGGTAGAAGCGATGTTTAGAGAGAATCTAAAAGTGCCTTTGATTGTAGCGGACGCTAGGGAGCTATTTTTAGGGCGATTAAAGGGCGTAACAGATCCGGAAAAGAAACGCAAAATCATCGGCGAAACCTTCATAGAAGTCTTTGAAGCTGAAGCTAAAAAGCACAACACAAAAGGCGAGATAAAATTCCTAGCACAAGGCACACTCTACCCTGATGTGATTGAATCTGTGAGTGTAAAAGGTCCAAGTAAAACGATAAAAAGCCACCATAATGTCGGTGGATTGCCTGAATGGATGAAGTTTGAGTTAATCGAGCCTTTAAGAGAGCTGTTTAAGGACGAGGTAAGGGCGTTAGGCAGAGAATTAGGAATGCCAGAATCTATGCTTATGCGACACCCTTTCCCCGGACCCGGACTTGCCATACGCATTATGGGCGAGGTGAATGCGACGGATTTGGAGCTATTAAAAGAAGCGGATTCTATCTTCATAGAAGAGCTGCATAAATGGGGCTTGTATGATAGCGTGTGGCAGGCATTTTGTGTGCTTTTAAATGTGCGAAGTGTGGGCGTAATGGGCGATAACCGCACTTATGATAATACTATTTGCGTCCGGGCAGTAGAAGCACAAGATGGAATGACTGCAAGTTTCTCACACTTACCCCACGCATTTTTAGAATCCGTCTCAAATCGCATAATCAACGAAGTAAAAGGGATTAACCGCGTAGTCTATGACATCACCTCAAAACCCCCAGGGACTATTGAGTGGGAGTAGAATGTAATTTTTGTGATACAATTTAGGTGCTTCGGAATATAGACAAAAGGAGTTTTCAATGGCAGGTTTTCAATCACCCATTACAATCAATCAAGCGATGCAAAAAATACACGAAAACGAGTATTTATTGCCAGCATTTCAAAGAGAGTATG
The Helicobacter winghamensis ATCC BAA-430 DNA segment above includes these coding regions:
- the ubiE gene encoding bifunctional demethylmenaquinone methyltransferase/2-methoxy-6-polyprenyl-1,4-benzoquinol methylase UbiE, with the protein product MSKQQEIITMFDDIAGSYDLTNRVMSCGIDITWRKIACKQAFKLSKNQGLEIADIACGTGDMISHWQKNAQKEGVEIQSIIGLDPSEGMLSVARKKMPEINFIQCEATELPLESESKDILSIAYGIRNVVERKKALNEFARVLKKDGILVILEFTKCENPSLIEQLMGFYTKKILPFVGGIISRNYRAYRYLPDSIEEFLTTDKLNTELSEVGFKPLYTKAFSAGVCTLFIAKNYQYINKS
- a CDS encoding permease — protein: MQISQVFIDKLVATAGVFSIYFIELSLLFLAINFCVTLLQQRFQTLLQKTLKNNIFGYIKAILLGALTPFCSCSTIPLFYGLLQAKIPLSIACAYLLTSPLLNPVILGMIVFAFGGELASLYGLFIILFVFFIALCLAKIPNLLLKESTKFSFSPILLPLQKPQIQKPLVFIQKPQKISVKKAFNEALFQYRKVFVYLVVGMLIGAVLKGFVPQDSLYFVAEFGNTGIIFAALLGIFLYVRVEAIIPIGVALLDIGVPLEIVMSFLIAGGGCSLPELILLKSKMRFLFLVIFVGIVLSIAIVFGYFTLVLKN
- a CDS encoding ArsR/SmtB family transcription factor, yielding MEDFLRVMQALNDRSRLEILIFLKAQEDMLCVCDLQHSLNMIQSRLSRHLKILKEAGFLEFVRKGTWAYYGIKKDLRPLCASLLQELDHLQIDIPPLVRISCKISQ
- a CDS encoding arsenic transporter encodes the protein MAFLIFILTLLCIYIRPFKLPLWVYSSLGALLCLGFGVVGFADVAFVWNMVWDSTLTLVGLIIFCIVLEKLLFFDFLAYKILRFLSEKGECGGISSLKFYVFIVLFGGFLGAFFANDGAILILTPLIIALFGKLDSKDMESKLDSKNSTQILTPLVIFLLIVSFVSDFASNTFVISNLTNIIALHFFNLNALDFSKVMALPQIFIIIASLCFFILVRKRLPRILRVKIPNAESHAIESSTMPQKSVIIICFALLFLLLCGIFIANTFSLPLSSFTLLCAALSLILAYKRIEILPCLKASPFGIVVFSLGLFIVVFGLHSTSSFMRDIFAFFLDDSLSDSFSTHTLTQIFSVGAISSLGSSLINNLPMVMLGNLALGDFVGLDSSSRELLIYAHLLGCNVGAKLTPIGSLATLLWLFSLKRYGIYISFWRYMLVAMLIVPFMLCMGLCGLVVYAVL
- the guaA gene encoding glutamine-hydrolyzing GMP synthase, encoding MQQDFLHNVEILVLDFGSQYTQLIARRLREYGVYTEIVPYFEKIDSIKAKNPKGIILSGGPASVYAEGAYKPDSAVFDLGVPVLGICYGMQYIAHFFGGSVVRAEAQEFGKAVLEILNLEESLTFSEFNHKSMPQALEALVSLWEDSVRDSHDFLRENDIVALKPEVSELLKTSENTLVATDDETFLGFLGVEHNRIEMLFVHPKFFKRGVGIALLREVFVRSLRQYDNIVVDCNAGNTRGLRFYQQLGFREIGVSQKDSKGRDFPIVHLEVSSKELESNLQSHNILFHNVKQDSIVWMSHADKVESVPSGFVELAKSGNTHYCAIADFKRQVYALQFHPEVVHSECGGEILKNFAVGICGVDTSWNMRNFAEAEIVKLREKVLGLDICFINKNEAFNQMGAKKSIEILTQIWECGAKVTHNDLTQKEIASMKLEIEKSIIASEQLCIAQKNGEWLGFVAVENDEITLLFVASKYFKKGLGKALIREALDRYLMDFESVKVGSIEWALEFYTHLGFTKNDSNISSKLYPDLIPLRAGCMDLRHILTLQKAEFSKVLCAVSGGVDSSVVATLLYRAIGENLIPVFVDTGLLRKGEREAVEAMFRENLKVPLIVADARELFLGRLKGVTDPEKKRKIIGETFIEVFEAEAKKHNTKGEIKFLAQGTLYPDVIESVSVKGPSKTIKSHHNVGGLPEWMKFELIEPLRELFKDEVRALGRELGMPESMLMRHPFPGPGLAIRIMGEVNATDLELLKEADSIFIEELHKWGLYDSVWQAFCVLLNVRSVGVMGDNRTYDNTICVRAVEAQDGMTASFSHLPHAFLESVSNRIINEVKGINRVVYDITSKPPGTIEWE